One genomic segment of Candidatus Berkiella aquae includes these proteins:
- a CDS encoding YcxB family protein, with translation MEIQVSYQPTAKELMKASSLYVEKKPFFLLIINAMNVFAGIIVILMGIKLYYYGLIPEEWMAGAMGIAWIFGRRPLNEKLLMHRLKDSQILDVPINIVFSLNGIAWSGKGLVTGNMAWGDIRYILEAKNGFLIPNATTRFIWLPFRGFKSAEDILALREAFVQRNIIPRKYLKWEC, from the coding sequence ATGGAAATACAAGTCTCTTATCAGCCAACTGCCAAAGAACTGATGAAGGCCAGTTCGTTATATGTTGAGAAAAAACCTTTTTTCCTCCTCATTATTAATGCTATGAACGTTTTTGCGGGCATTATTGTGATCCTCATGGGCATAAAACTCTATTATTATGGTTTAATACCCGAAGAGTGGATGGCCGGTGCTATGGGTATTGCTTGGATTTTTGGTCGACGCCCCTTAAATGAAAAATTACTGATGCACCGTCTCAAAGATAGCCAAATCTTAGACGTTCCTATCAACATTGTTTTCTCTTTAAATGGTATTGCCTGGTCTGGTAAAGGTTTGGTAACGGGTAACATGGCATGGGGCGATATTCGCTACATTCTTGAAGCCAAAAATGGCTTTTTGATCCCGAATGCAACCACTCGATTCATCTGGCTTCCCTTTCGTGGCTTTAAATCAGCAGAAGATATTCTTGCTTTACGAGAAGCTTTTGTACAAAGGAACATTATTCCTCGCAAATATTTGAAGTGGGAATGTTAA
- a CDS encoding SLC13 family permease, with protein MLGVHGLTPDIFLVVSIIVVTMILFVTEVVRVDVVAFLVLVLLGLTRLVPSDALFSGFSSDAVIALIGVMIISAGLERSGVVAKMAYYIMRLGGSSENRIRLYLMGVSGFCAGFLRSVSTVALLLPIITRIRQVTGIAKSRLLLPLSFCAILGSTLTMLGTGPLILLNSLLINSNGLTDKSGVKAPALGLFSVFPIGLALLVMGIIYFILLGKWVLPKAPLHVGTLNNGGSPGYFKRVYGIGADFCECRVPASSSLVDNTLRQWEWLLPPTIAIIGIKIGNNLHMPPLRKTEIKANSVIAMFGPKEEVEEFAKKYGLRMSPYLTAFPEHISPPHAGLCEAVVPPSSRLLGTNFGDLHMRREYGIQVLAVHRGDKVRRGKKEIGGLTLRAGDTLGMFCQWNSLGLLQKNPDFVIVTTDYPRKKMHTDKMWFAVFFFVLSIALIIFSDLSVSIGLLVGAVGMIFSGVISIDDAYEAVSWKTVFLLAGLIPLGIAVQTSGTSDWMGAYILKACAGYPEWILLLILGVIASIGSIILSNVGATIVLVPLAVHLAQILGDDPRAFALMVAIATSNSFIVPTHQANALISLPGEYKIMDFIKAGGLMSFLYLIVVMLMIKWMF; from the coding sequence GTGCTTGGTGTTCATGGTTTAACGCCAGATATTTTTTTAGTGGTGTCCATTATCGTGGTTACCATGATTTTATTTGTTACCGAAGTGGTACGAGTGGATGTGGTCGCATTTTTGGTATTAGTCCTTCTTGGATTAACCCGTCTTGTTCCCAGTGATGCCCTTTTTTCCGGTTTCTCAAGTGATGCAGTGATTGCCTTAATTGGTGTGATGATTATTAGCGCAGGACTTGAGCGTAGTGGTGTGGTTGCAAAAATGGCCTACTATATCATGCGCTTGGGTGGTTCTAGTGAAAATCGTATTCGTTTGTATTTAATGGGGGTCAGCGGTTTTTGTGCGGGTTTTTTACGCAGTGTCAGTACCGTTGCCTTGTTACTCCCCATAATCACCCGTATTCGACAAGTGACGGGCATTGCCAAATCTCGTTTATTGTTACCACTTAGCTTTTGCGCCATTTTGGGTAGCACTTTAACGATGCTAGGTACTGGCCCTCTCATTTTATTAAATAGTTTATTAATAAACAGTAATGGTTTAACTGATAAATCCGGCGTGAAAGCACCCGCACTTGGGCTATTTAGTGTGTTTCCTATTGGACTGGCGTTGTTAGTGATGGGCATTATTTATTTCATATTACTCGGTAAATGGGTGTTACCCAAAGCACCATTGCATGTGGGCACTTTAAATAATGGTGGATCACCTGGCTATTTTAAAAGAGTTTATGGTATCGGTGCAGATTTTTGCGAATGTCGTGTGCCCGCATCAAGTTCCTTAGTTGATAATACCTTGCGACAATGGGAATGGTTGTTGCCACCCACTATTGCAATTATTGGCATTAAAATTGGTAATAATTTACATATGCCACCGCTGCGCAAAACAGAAATTAAAGCCAACAGTGTCATCGCCATGTTTGGTCCTAAAGAAGAAGTCGAAGAGTTTGCCAAAAAATATGGTTTGCGTATGTCGCCATACTTGACGGCATTTCCAGAACATATTAGTCCACCCCATGCGGGCTTGTGTGAAGCCGTTGTGCCACCCAGTTCTCGATTGCTTGGAACCAACTTTGGTGATCTGCATATGCGTCGTGAATATGGTATTCAGGTATTAGCTGTCCATCGTGGTGATAAGGTGCGCCGAGGTAAAAAAGAAATCGGCGGACTCACGTTACGTGCGGGCGATACTTTAGGTATGTTTTGTCAATGGAATTCATTAGGTTTACTGCAAAAAAACCCGGATTTTGTGATTGTTACCACAGACTATCCGCGCAAAAAAATGCATACCGACAAAATGTGGTTTGCTGTATTTTTCTTTGTGTTATCCATTGCTTTAATTATTTTTAGTGACTTATCAGTTTCCATTGGTTTGTTAGTGGGTGCAGTCGGTATGATCTTCTCGGGTGTTATTAGTATTGATGATGCTTATGAAGCGGTGAGCTGGAAAACCGTCTTTTTATTAGCAGGACTCATTCCATTAGGCATTGCCGTGCAAACCAGTGGTACATCAGATTGGATGGGTGCTTATATTTTAAAAGCTTGTGCCGGTTATCCAGAATGGATTTTACTCCTTATTTTGGGCGTTATTGCTTCGATTGGTAGTATTATTTTATCGAATGTCGGCGCAACGATCGTTTTGGTTCCGCTTGCGGTGCATCTGGCGCAAATTTTAGGGGACGATCCACGTGCCTTTGCCTTAATGGTTGCGATTGCAACGTCGAATTCTTTTATCGTACCCACTCACCAAGCAAACGCCTTAATCAGTTTACCGGGTGAATATAAGATCATGGACTTTATCAAGGCCGGTGGGCTAATGTCCTTTTTATATTTAATTGTCGTGATGTTGATGATCAAATGGATGTTCTAA
- the trmB gene encoding tRNA (guanosine(46)-N7)-methyltransferase TrmB produces the protein MTIENVIQRPVRSFVVRQGRMTPAQKEALEAAWPYFGLSLPPDSQFYDWQTVFQRDAKRVLEIGFGMGATLLSLAKSHPDIDFIGIEVHPPGIGRLLSCAKVMQLTNLKIFAMDAIEVLNRAIPDKSLDKVLLLFPDPWPKRKHHKRRIVQPEFVQLIARKLKSQGIFQLATDWQPYAEHMMSVMQASPDFCNVFGKEGYAPAGFERETTKFERRGEKLGHAIWDLVFQSKC, from the coding sequence ATGACTATAGAGAATGTAATACAGCGACCTGTTCGCAGTTTTGTGGTGCGTCAAGGACGCATGACGCCTGCGCAGAAAGAAGCGCTTGAAGCCGCTTGGCCATATTTTGGTTTATCGCTCCCCCCGGATAGCCAATTTTATGACTGGCAGACCGTCTTTCAACGAGATGCGAAGCGAGTGTTAGAAATTGGTTTTGGCATGGGTGCAACATTACTCTCACTCGCAAAATCTCATCCTGATATTGATTTCATTGGTATTGAAGTGCATCCCCCCGGTATTGGTCGTTTGCTGTCATGTGCAAAAGTAATGCAATTGACCAATCTTAAAATATTTGCCATGGATGCTATTGAGGTCTTAAATCGAGCTATTCCAGATAAGAGCCTAGATAAAGTCTTGCTCCTTTTCCCCGATCCTTGGCCTAAACGTAAACATCATAAGCGCCGTATTGTGCAGCCCGAATTTGTTCAGTTGATCGCACGTAAGCTGAAATCCCAAGGGATCTTTCAGTTGGCAACCGACTGGCAGCCCTACGCAGAGCATATGATGAGTGTGATGCAGGCTAGCCCGGATTTTTGTAATGTCTTTGGTAAAGAGGGCTATGCGCCAGCAGGCTTTGAACGAGAAACGACCAAATTTGAAAGGCGTGGCGAAAAATTAGGACATGCCATCTGGGATCTTGTTTTTCAGTCAAAGTGCTAA
- a CDS encoding AsmA family protein: MSISRFFRALFSLFLLLLGLAIVVPIAAYFFFDPNHFKSEITSFISNKTGLPLEIHGKIKVQAFPWVGLNVHQVDLVQPSQFGQGKMIEVNEMGLKMSLEDLLHKKFNIESLVVDGLTIYAIKNKDGSTNWEYYSKQVKSKQDKPAESHNTTAVKTKADTQTKQLHFALLQFTLKNAKISYEDRQAGQTLLLEKFDLQGKQGASPSQFPIEGAIHLQVKDKDPLLSFKSQGKFEGLVQQATQGLLADLKVDFSLDMPNNPEKFRQTTVSSKIKADFSKSITFNDVLIKSGPIDLNGRFTVPMDKQQAITFKLNINQVDLQALQGFAATSPAQATTNTAPTIVPVKEVKTTKQQSSQPLVGEVAIGKVLAQGIVLENVNTKIKKDASMLHLRDLTANLYQGKLQTNVTKNLQNPQAPVALQGKLSHIQLAPLLKDLKQQTRISGVSNVDFNVTHHENAGLNGTLKLQMNDGVIEGIDVKYYLNLAQSLLKKVDNKETDNKRTPFGSLQATLLFNNNVMDNNDLIVTSNDFTAKGEGSINLNSQTIAYKIQALKTYQDGKEHKNAYPLAIRIKGSLSSPKVEPDYDVYLKKLMQQEMKGELNKQIGKLLGAPKEGEAAGSQESSQNLEDAAKKKLEDKIEKGLKKLFR, from the coding sequence ATGTCAATCTCCCGTTTCTTTCGTGCATTATTTTCGCTTTTCTTATTATTGCTCGGCCTTGCAATTGTTGTCCCTATTGCGGCTTATTTCTTCTTTGATCCCAACCATTTCAAAAGTGAAATTACCAGTTTTATCAGCAACAAAACCGGCTTACCGCTTGAAATTCATGGCAAAATTAAAGTGCAAGCATTTCCATGGGTTGGGTTAAATGTTCATCAAGTTGATTTAGTGCAACCCTCACAATTTGGTCAAGGCAAAATGATCGAAGTGAATGAGATGGGCCTTAAAATGTCGCTTGAGGATCTGCTGCATAAAAAATTTAATATCGAAAGTCTTGTGGTTGATGGCTTAACCATTTATGCCATTAAAAATAAAGATGGTAGTACCAATTGGGAATATTATTCTAAACAAGTCAAAAGCAAACAAGATAAACCCGCTGAATCTCATAACACTACCGCTGTTAAAACAAAAGCGGATACCCAAACAAAGCAGTTACACTTTGCCTTATTACAATTTACTTTAAAAAACGCGAAAATTTCTTATGAAGACCGCCAAGCAGGACAAACTTTACTCCTAGAAAAATTTGATCTTCAAGGGAAGCAGGGTGCATCTCCTTCTCAGTTTCCAATAGAAGGTGCCATTCATTTACAAGTAAAAGATAAAGATCCGTTGCTCTCTTTTAAAAGCCAAGGGAAATTCGAAGGGCTGGTTCAACAAGCAACCCAAGGGTTATTAGCTGATCTAAAAGTCGATTTTTCTCTAGATATGCCAAACAACCCGGAGAAATTTCGTCAAACAACGGTATCCAGTAAAATTAAAGCTGATTTTTCAAAAAGCATTACTTTTAACGATGTTTTGATTAAATCAGGTCCAATCGATTTGAACGGACGTTTCACTGTTCCCATGGATAAACAACAGGCGATTACATTTAAACTCAACATTAATCAAGTTGATCTGCAAGCATTACAAGGATTTGCAGCAACCTCACCAGCTCAAGCAACCACGAATACAGCACCAACGATTGTTCCTGTCAAAGAAGTTAAAACGACAAAACAACAATCCTCGCAGCCTTTGGTTGGAGAAGTTGCTATCGGCAAAGTATTAGCACAGGGTATCGTTTTAGAAAACGTCAATACTAAAATTAAGAAAGATGCTTCTATGCTTCATTTGCGTGATTTAACAGCCAATCTTTATCAAGGAAAACTGCAAACGAATGTAACGAAAAATTTACAAAATCCACAAGCACCCGTTGCTTTGCAAGGTAAATTGTCCCACATTCAACTGGCACCCTTATTAAAAGATCTGAAACAACAAACTCGTATTAGTGGTGTTTCTAATGTGGATTTTAATGTGACACATCATGAAAATGCGGGCTTAAATGGTACGCTCAAATTACAAATGAATGATGGAGTGATTGAAGGGATTGACGTAAAGTATTACTTAAATCTTGCGCAATCTTTATTAAAAAAGGTTGATAATAAAGAAACCGATAATAAACGTACCCCATTTGGTTCATTACAAGCCACCTTATTGTTCAATAATAATGTGATGGATAATAACGACCTTATCGTTACATCAAATGATTTTACGGCAAAAGGCGAAGGCAGTATTAACTTAAACAGCCAAACGATTGCTTATAAAATTCAAGCGTTAAAAACTTATCAAGATGGCAAAGAACATAAAAATGCTTACCCCCTAGCCATCCGAATCAAAGGTTCATTAAGCAGCCCCAAAGTCGAACCCGATTATGATGTTTATTTAAAAAAACTTATGCAACAAGAAATGAAAGGAGAGCTTAACAAGCAAATAGGCAAATTGTTAGGAGCTCCCAAAGAAGGTGAGGCAGCAGGCTCCCAAGAATCATCGCAAAATCTTGAAGATGCAGCCAAAAAGAAACTGGAAGATAAAATTGAGAAAGGGCTAAAAAAGCTCTTCAGATAA
- the mutY gene encoding A/G-specific adenine glycosylase yields the protein MTISAIRRDWFSKALLKWYAQHGRHDLPWKKPLSVYRVWVSEIMLQQTQVSTVIPYFARFMASFPSLESLANAPLDSVLQHWAGLGYYARARNLHKAAKCLVNDFAGIFPKDVTTLSSLPGIGLSTAGAIIAQAYNLRAPILDGNVKRVLCRFHGIKSWPGEKKVHDKLWELAEYHTPKQQAADYTQATMDLGATCCTRTKPSCELCPLQKHCAAFSQQSQAQCPGKKPRKKLPTKQLYMLCAQNQHGELLLQQRPLKGIWAGLWSLPEFTDESAIVPWLNEFLGTSGAKLTALSPILHTFTHYHLTILPRLITIRKKAIKSQSNLSWLNNDALAQRGLPAPIQKLIATIR from the coding sequence ATGACAATTTCTGCGATTAGGCGCGATTGGTTTTCTAAAGCGCTTTTAAAATGGTATGCCCAACATGGTCGTCATGACTTACCTTGGAAAAAACCACTTAGCGTTTATCGTGTGTGGGTATCAGAGATCATGTTGCAACAAACTCAGGTTTCAACAGTCATACCTTATTTTGCACGCTTTATGGCAAGCTTTCCTTCCTTAGAGTCACTTGCTAATGCGCCACTAGATTCTGTGTTACAGCACTGGGCAGGCTTAGGGTACTATGCTAGGGCACGGAATTTACATAAAGCAGCGAAATGTTTGGTCAATGATTTTGCCGGTATTTTTCCCAAAGATGTCACAACGCTATCAAGCCTTCCAGGCATTGGATTATCAACCGCGGGCGCTATTATAGCGCAAGCCTATAATCTTAGAGCCCCAATCCTTGATGGCAATGTTAAACGTGTGCTGTGTCGCTTTCACGGTATTAAAAGCTGGCCAGGTGAAAAGAAAGTTCATGATAAATTATGGGAACTTGCTGAATATCACACTCCCAAACAACAAGCTGCTGACTATACCCAAGCAACGATGGATTTAGGCGCGACTTGTTGCACCCGTACTAAACCTAGTTGTGAACTTTGCCCATTACAAAAACATTGTGCTGCCTTCTCGCAACAAAGCCAAGCACAATGCCCAGGGAAAAAGCCTCGGAAAAAGTTACCCACCAAGCAGCTTTATATGTTATGCGCTCAAAATCAGCACGGTGAGCTTTTATTACAGCAACGTCCTTTAAAAGGGATCTGGGCTGGTTTATGGAGCTTGCCCGAATTTACAGACGAAAGTGCCATAGTGCCTTGGTTAAATGAATTTTTAGGAACATCTGGTGCAAAACTAACTGCTTTATCCCCCATTTTACATACTTTTACCCACTATCATTTAACGATTTTACCTCGTTTAATTACCATTAGAAAAAAAGCCATTAAAAGCCAGTCCAATTTAAGTTGGCTTAACAACGATGCTTTAGCCCAACGTGGTTTACCCGCCCCCATTCAAAAATTAATAGCGACCATAAGGTAA
- a CDS encoding oxidative damage protection protein: protein MSRTVFCAKLHKELPGLERIPYPGSLGKRIFEEVSQEAWQAWLKHQTLLINENRLNVLDPKARTFIEGEMQKYFFEAEGSATPAGFKPPSE, encoded by the coding sequence ATGTCAAGAACCGTATTTTGTGCAAAATTACACAAAGAATTACCAGGTTTAGAGCGCATTCCCTATCCTGGCTCATTAGGTAAACGGATTTTTGAAGAAGTTTCGCAAGAAGCTTGGCAAGCTTGGCTTAAACATCAAACCTTATTAATTAATGAGAACCGACTGAATGTGTTAGATCCTAAGGCACGCACTTTTATTGAGGGTGAAATGCAAAAGTATTTCTTTGAAGCAGAAGGAAGCGCAACCCCTGCAGGGTTTAAACCTCCCTCTGAATAA
- a CDS encoding RMD1 family protein — translation MQLEDIHPLDILSSIPEELSANLAQLGSCEVNAVLIGNEINLKALTNKGASSRKESSVLIRLAEQSAALIYSFGAIVFFNATTSATVELISRCQRFASHLISTPETEQFSVIIQPDQPEGIVRNKVSIKRISKAHLEIIADALAKSVVIEYHENRIGSIFDKIEPIAKSLKERGKLGYRSNDLLKHIGASLVMAQEMVGKIEVTEKPLILWEHGELEPLHAQLVEDLEIIERQSTLERKLELISRTAQTSLEVLQQHQSHRLEWYIIILIGIEILLHLYQMFLSPVV, via the coding sequence ATGCAGCTAGAAGATATACACCCTTTAGATATTTTATCCTCCATCCCCGAAGAGCTATCTGCTAACTTAGCCCAATTGGGAAGCTGTGAAGTCAATGCCGTATTAATCGGTAATGAGATCAATTTAAAAGCCTTAACCAATAAAGGCGCATCTTCTCGCAAAGAATCATCGGTATTAATTCGTTTAGCAGAACAAAGTGCAGCACTGATTTACTCTTTTGGTGCGATTGTCTTCTTTAATGCAACCACCTCAGCAACGGTAGAACTCATTAGCCGCTGCCAACGTTTTGCAAGCCATTTAATCTCTACCCCAGAAACAGAACAATTTTCGGTTATTATTCAACCCGATCAACCAGAAGGCATTGTTCGAAACAAAGTATCGATTAAACGTATCAGCAAAGCACATTTGGAAATTATTGCCGATGCTTTAGCAAAGAGCGTTGTCATTGAATATCACGAGAATCGCATTGGTTCCATTTTTGACAAAATTGAGCCCATTGCTAAAAGTTTAAAAGAACGGGGCAAACTCGGTTATCGTTCAAATGATTTGCTCAAACATATTGGCGCCAGTCTTGTGATGGCACAAGAAATGGTTGGTAAAATTGAAGTCACCGAAAAACCGCTCATTCTCTGGGAACACGGTGAATTAGAGCCATTACATGCACAATTGGTTGAAGATTTAGAAATCATTGAACGTCAAAGTACTTTAGAACGCAAATTAGAACTGATTTCTCGCACAGCACAAACCTCATTAGAAGTCTTGCAGCAACATCAAAGTCATCGCCTAGAATGGTACATTATTATTCTGATTGGGATTGAGATTTTGCTACATCTTTATCAAATGTTCTTAAGCCCTGTCGTTTAA
- a CDS encoding sodium:solute symporter family transporter, protein MTIDLAIMCAYFALILGVGIWVSKSVKSLDDFSTGNRSYGAAVIFATLSSSFIGGGFTTGLAEKVFTMGLVYVVALWGFSAKEILVATFIAPRMTPFKDAISVGDIMGQLYGRKAKILTGVASGIVCAGIAGAQFAAFGYILNVLTGADASFGIVLGTVIVVIYAALGGMKSVVANDVIHFCVLIVALPLVLLFGVKQAGGFSHIINTVPADHFSLLGSLPLLTVIGLFLNFFFGETLVPPYVQRLLIGRNFKETAKGTLWSGLLSIPFFLLIGVVGLTALTLSPQLDPNLALPYVINQVMPIGLKGLAIAGMMAVVMSSADSFLNAAAISITHDVLKPMSRDGLAPKVELFWSRIVTLIVGALGAIFALSTKSALDILLVAYNFWTPFILVPLVAGIFGFRASSTAFWWGCATGIGATCWWLLVMGETTLNGAIIGIALNLVTFSLVYYVQGSKMSLAKQPVSTD, encoded by the coding sequence ATGACTATTGATTTAGCTATCATGTGTGCTTACTTTGCATTGATTTTAGGTGTTGGAATTTGGGTCAGTAAGTCGGTCAAAAGTTTAGATGACTTTTCGACAGGTAACCGAAGTTATGGGGCTGCAGTTATTTTTGCAACCTTGTCATCCTCTTTTATTGGAGGCGGGTTCACCACAGGATTAGCAGAAAAAGTTTTTACGATGGGGCTTGTTTATGTTGTTGCTCTATGGGGTTTTAGTGCCAAAGAAATTTTAGTCGCCACCTTTATTGCGCCACGAATGACGCCATTTAAAGATGCTATCTCTGTTGGGGACATCATGGGGCAGCTCTATGGCCGTAAAGCGAAGATTTTAACCGGGGTCGCTTCAGGCATTGTTTGTGCGGGAATTGCCGGTGCGCAATTTGCAGCTTTTGGCTATATTCTGAATGTCTTAACTGGTGCCGATGCCTCATTTGGTATCGTGCTGGGTACGGTGATTGTGGTGATCTATGCGGCATTAGGTGGCATGAAATCCGTTGTTGCAAATGATGTGATTCATTTTTGTGTCTTAATTGTTGCCTTACCCTTAGTATTATTATTTGGCGTAAAGCAGGCTGGAGGTTTTTCGCATATTATCAATACGGTTCCTGCCGATCACTTCTCCCTTTTGGGGTCGCTACCTCTATTAACGGTCATTGGTTTATTTTTAAATTTCTTTTTTGGTGAGACCTTGGTACCCCCTTATGTACAGCGCTTGTTAATTGGTAGAAACTTTAAAGAAACAGCGAAGGGCACTTTATGGAGTGGTTTGTTATCAATTCCTTTCTTCTTGCTCATCGGTGTTGTTGGCCTTACCGCATTAACGCTAAGCCCGCAATTAGATCCTAATTTGGCATTGCCTTATGTCATTAACCAAGTGATGCCAATAGGCCTTAAAGGCTTAGCCATCGCTGGTATGATGGCGGTTGTGATGTCATCAGCCGATTCTTTCTTGAATGCTGCTGCGATTTCAATCACCCATGATGTTTTAAAACCGATGAGCCGTGATGGTTTAGCGCCCAAAGTAGAATTATTTTGGTCAAGGATAGTGACATTAATTGTGGGCGCATTAGGGGCGATTTTTGCACTCTCAACCAAAAGTGCCTTAGATATTTTATTAGTCGCCTATAATTTCTGGACACCTTTTATTCTCGTGCCTTTGGTTGCGGGTATTTTTGGATTTCGTGCATCAAGTACGGCATTTTGGTGGGGCTGTGCCACAGGTATTGGAGCAACCTGTTGGTGGTTATTGGTAATGGGAGAGACAACGCTCAATGGTGCGATTATCGGCATTGCTTTGAATTTGGTGACTTTCTCGCTGGTATATTATGTTCAAGGAAGCAAAATGTCGTTAGCGAAGCAGCCCGTTTCTACCGATTAA
- the cysQ gene encoding 3'(2'),5'-bisphosphate nucleotidase CysQ, producing the protein MTELATWTDYAYQLAKQAGEKILTYYQDSESITADYKADQSPITVADQAAHEIIANGLAEYVLDHQGAAPLLSEEGRQIPFLERQQWSRYWCVDPLDGTKEFLARNDEFTVNIALIVNHQPVLGVVYVPAQRAGYLAWRGGGAYACDQQGQQKRIVSKIPPAQPLRVLVSRHHGLDYLQPWLVRLGPTELISQGSALKFCTIASGQADLLLRLSPTSEWDNAAGQCILEEAGGEVFSFEGLPLTYNRAGTLEQPHFIAVGDKDSDWKRFFPSSFR; encoded by the coding sequence ATGACCGAGTTAGCCACATGGACTGATTATGCCTATCAGCTTGCAAAGCAAGCTGGTGAAAAGATTCTGACTTATTACCAAGATAGCGAATCAATTACCGCAGACTATAAAGCCGATCAATCGCCGATTACGGTAGCAGATCAAGCAGCACATGAGATTATTGCCAATGGGTTAGCAGAGTATGTCTTAGATCATCAAGGGGCTGCTCCCTTATTATCAGAGGAAGGTCGGCAAATCCCTTTTTTGGAGCGCCAACAATGGTCTCGCTATTGGTGTGTTGATCCATTAGATGGCACTAAAGAATTTCTCGCACGTAATGACGAATTTACCGTTAATATTGCACTGATTGTGAATCATCAACCTGTACTAGGTGTTGTTTATGTACCAGCACAAAGAGCTGGTTACTTAGCTTGGCGTGGGGGTGGGGCTTATGCTTGTGATCAACAAGGACAGCAAAAGCGTATTGTTTCCAAGATCCCGCCCGCGCAACCATTACGGGTATTGGTTAGTCGACATCATGGTCTTGACTATTTGCAGCCTTGGCTTGTACGTCTTGGCCCTACTGAACTTATCTCTCAAGGTAGTGCTCTCAAGTTTTGCACTATTGCCAGCGGCCAGGCAGATCTCTTGTTACGCCTTAGCCCGACTTCAGAATGGGATAATGCTGCAGGGCAATGCATTTTAGAAGAAGCTGGTGGAGAAGTCTTTTCATTCGAAGGGTTACCATTGACGTATAACCGAGCTGGGACCTTAGAGCAGCCACATTTTATTGCGGTTGGCGATAAAGATTCAGATTGGAAACGCTTTTTCCCCTCATCTTTTAGGTAG